The following coding sequences are from one Kogia breviceps isolate mKogBre1 chromosome X, mKogBre1 haplotype 1, whole genome shotgun sequence window:
- the LOC131747767 gene encoding melanoma-associated antigen D2, with the protein MSDTSESGTGPTHFQAEASEEDRGLKMQTLLTVTQNLEVSETPKASKAPEVSKAMKVSNAAGVSKTTEVSKATEAQEVSATQASATTKLTDTQVLAAETKNPAADTKMQNTDPQAVTMPATETKKVSCGADTKVDTKTPETEAAASQALADEPEPEGAAAQSQENQDTRPKVKAKKARKVKHLNGEEDGSSDQSQASGTTGGRRISKALMASMARRASRGPIAFWARRASRTRLAAWARRALLSLRSPKARRGKARRRAAKLQSSQEPETPPPRDVALLQGRANDLVKYLLVKDQTKIPIKRSDMLKDIIKEYTDVYPEIIERAGYSLEKVFGIQLKEIDKNDHLYILLSTLEPTDAGILGTTKDSPKLGLLMVLLSIIFMNGNRSSEAVIWEVLRKLGLRPGIHHSLFGDVKKLITDEFVKQKYLDYARVPNSNPPEYEFFWGLRSYYETSKMKVLKFACKVQKKDPKEWAAQYREAMEADMKAAAEAAAEAKARAEIRARMGIGLGSENAAGPCNWDEADIGPWAKARIQTGAEAKAKAQESGGASAGASASGSFGASTSLTATLTFGLFAGLGGAGASTSGSSGACGFSYK; encoded by the exons ATGTCTGACACAAGTGAAAGTGGTACGGGTCCAACCCACTTCCAG GCTGAAGCTTCAGAAGAGGACCGTGGCTTGAAGATGCAGACCCTATTGACAGTGACCCAGAACTTGGAGGTCTCAGAGACACCGAAGGCCTCAAAGGCACCAGAGGTCTCAAAGGCCATGAAGGTCTCAAATGCTGCAGGAGTTTCAAAGACCACAGAGGTCTCAAAGGCCACAGAGGCTCAGGAGGTATCTGCCACTCAGGCCTCAGCTACCACTAAGCTGACTGATACCCAGGTTCTGGCAGCTGAAACGAAGAATCCGGCAGCTGACACCAAGATGCAGAATACTGACCCTCAGGCTGTGACAATGCCTGCTACTGAGACCAAAAAGGTCAGCTGTGGGGCTGATACGAAGGTCGATACAAAGACCCCGGAGACTGAGGCTGCTGCCTCTCAGGCTCTGGCAGATGAACCTGAGCCTGAGGGTGCAGCTGCACAGTCTCAGGAGAATCAGGATACTCGGCCCAAGGTCAAGGCCAAGAAAGCCCGAAAG GTGAAGCATCTGAATGGGGAAGAGGATGGCAGCAGTGATCAGAGTCAGGCTTCTGGAACCACGGGCGGCCGAAGGATCTCAAAGGCCCTCATGGCCTCAATGGCCCGCAGGGCTTCGAGGGGCCCCATAGCCTTTTGGGCCCGCAGGGCATCAAGGACTCGGTTGGCTGCTTGGGCCCGGAGAGCTTTGCTTTCTCTGAGGTCACCTAAGGCCCGCAGGGGCAAGGCTCGCCGCAGAGCCGCCAAGCTCCAGTCATCCCAAGAGCCTGAAACACCACCACCTCGGGATGTAGCCCTTTTGCAAGGGAGG GCCAATGATTTGGTGAAGTACCTGTTGGTTAAAGACCAGACGAAGATTCCCATCAAACGCTCAG ACATGCTGAAGGACATCATCAAAGAATACACTGATGTGTACCCTGAAATCATTGAACGAGCAGGCTATTCCTTGGAGAAG GTATTTGGGATCCAATTAAAGGAAATTGATAAGAATGACCACTTGTACATTCTTCTCAGCACCTTAGAGCCCACTGATGCAGGCATACTAGGAAC GACCAAGGACTCACCAAAGCTGGGTCTCCTCATGGTGCTTCTTAGCATCATCTTCATGAATGGAAATAGGTCCAGTGAGG CTGTCATCTGGGAGGTGCTGCGCAAGTTGGGGCTGCGCCCTGG GATACATCATTCGCTTTTTGGGGATGTGAAGAAGCTCATTACTGATGAGTTTGTGAAGCAGAA GTACCTGGACTATGCCAGAGTGCCTAATAGCAATCCGCCTGAGTATGAGTTCTTCTGGGGCCTGCGCTCTTACTATGAGACCAGCAAGATGAAAGTCCTCAAGTTTGCCTGCAAG GTACAAAAGAAGGATCCCAAGGAATGGGCAGCTCAGTACCGAGAGGCAATGGAAGCAGATATGAAGGCTGCGGCTGAGGCTGCAGCTGAAGCCAAGGCAAGGGCTGAGATTAGAGCTCGGATGGGCATTGGGCTCGGCTCTGAGAATGCTGCTGGGCCCTGCAACTGGGACGAAGCTGATATTGGACCCTGGGCCAAAGCCCGGATCCAGACGGGAGCTGAAGCTAAAGCCAAAGCCCAGGAGAGTGGTGGTGCCAGCGCTGGTGCCAGTGCCAGTGGCAGCTTTGGTGCTAGCACCAGCCTGACAGCCACTCTCACGTTTGGGCTCTTCGCGGGCCTTGGTGGAGCTGGTGCCAGCACCAGTGGCAGCTCTGGTGCCTGTGGTTTCTCCTACAAGTGA